In Anopheles gambiae chromosome 2, idAnoGambNW_F1_1, whole genome shotgun sequence, a single window of DNA contains:
- the LOC1274835 gene encoding uncharacterized protein LOC1274835, translating to MESMEYEEARNMTLLFFLERLLDRGEPRTLHDLSCQFGARGFTKEMRQIAGGSQSGLKKFLAQYPALFEINGDFVHINSYQSSSQDDSSVSGKRDYIKEAKDYFKHKLLQYGKGTEVPIRSLLGHRSQASPQVRHISGQHIREFTEFLLKHPDTFQVIDNENVVLVGCEDEEEVPASERLHLPNSTIDTQATQQLLDSFAQVIEIKGPILVDQLFHMVTSNFPQEQWFHMFKNPSDLKTFLKLFSDCFHIQSNLVTLLQKPKLSDAHIRQAQDKLNLSNSTFGGSSNSTHSSYSLGNMAGSSPQNSLQTFGGSGSIGFGSANGSSNTSRTASPKNMIGDFKLNEPVSVGLVGGNANAPGNVASLTANSKSEPNSGFDSLLITNDFKMESLCPRNCPTVTSYAKSSSLLPPKGGTNDAGTNTTVSSGGAANATEPSNTGRSGVNDRIANHQQTQQQPPPPQQQQQSATAAATAGAPNSKNQTLKQRINSLVIKTLAENLEKDKHSMGAIQTTTQQHNAAGAAGGVGGSTGGSAGMGGGSTGQSGAMSPTPPPIGGNPVHSNNYFIGDTWKIKVLQNTRVISTVKESLFVTNAIMKSSLEEQAIVSFDCEGINLGVRGQITMVQLGTTRGEAFIFDIATCPDMVVEGGLKEILESEKVIKVIHDCRNDSVNLFNQFQILLRNVFDTQSAHAVLQFQDQGKQVYKVKNVSLNTLCEMYNATVNPMKDQLKNVYRRDQKYWARRPLTRDMLLYAAGDVLILINEQLYLNMATSIRPEYRELLSELCTEQILMLIRPVDVKMRKKQRKVRSEIQDLKVKLKSASKNIVLSNREIRLLRYMDLTEEEKEKLRVSYKVAKKLDKLENYDRDRCDQSDSDDECDVTEQDYQSMDSVPSDNSLPGTGTGTAGSGTFSPKSSEPPSLTESMQLMDEILSNTTMDRMAKIDKLEAILSAATLLPNDQSFADTMSSFNANTIVVTNDNILQPAKEKDAMKSRASKPSSKIAARLQHSITPPPPLAAPHQQPVPPVLPSKEMKEAACQTLSTGDIVITKIFFKEEQNKKAQPDKPNAASPVPGELLKKNGTTTAGGEILVNASSQQQTDGANGVHTHTLMI from the exons GACTGAAGAAATTTCTCGCCCAATATCCGGCCCTGTTCGAGATAAATGGCGACTTTGTGCACATCAACTCGTACCAGTCGAGCAGCCAGGACGATTCGTCCGTCTCGGGCAAGCGGGACTACATTAAGGAGGCGAAAGACTACTTCAAACACAAGCTGCTGCAGTACGGCAAGGGTACGGAGGTGCCGATCCGCAGCCTGCTGGGCCACCGGAGCCAGGCCTCGCCCCAGGTGCGCCACATCTCCGGCCAGCACATCCGCGAGTTCACCGAGTTTCTGCTGAAGCACCCGGACACCTTCCAGGTGATCGACAACGAAAACGTGGTGCTGGTCGGGtgcgaggacgaggaggaggttCCCGCCTCGGAGCGGTTGCATCTGCCCAACTCGACGATCGACACGCAGGCCACCCAGCAGCTGCTCGACTCGTTCGCCCAGGTGATCGAGATCAAGGGACCGATCCTGGTCGACCAGCTGTTCCACATGGTGACGTCCAACTTCCCGCAGGAGCAGTGGTTCCACATGTTCAAGAACCCGAGCGATCTGAAGACGTTTCTGAAGCTGTTCTCCGACTGCTTCCACATCCAGTCGAATCTAGTCACGCTGTTGCAGAAGCCCAAGCTGTCGGATGCGCACATCCGGCAGGCGCAGGACAAGCTCAACCTGTCGAACAGCACGttcggcggcagcagcaacagcacccaCAGTAGCTATAGCTTAGGTAACATGGCGGGCAGCAGCCCCCAGAACAGCCTGCAAACGttcggcggcagcggcagcatcgGGTTCGGCAGtgccaacggcagcagcaacacgagCCGGACGGCTTCGCCCAAAAACATGATCGGAGATTTCAAGCTGAACGAACCGGTCTCGGTCGGGCTGGTCGGGGGCAACGCTAACGCGCCCGGCAACGTGGCCTCGCTGACCGCGAACAGCAAGAGCGAACCGAACAGCGGCTTTGACAGTTTGCTCATAACGAACGATTTCAAGATGGAAAGTCTGTGCCCGCGCAACTGTCCAACGGTGACGAGCTATGCAAAGTCGTCCTCGCTGCTACCGCCCAAGGGAGGCACGAACGATGCGGGCACCAACACGACGGTGTCGTCCGGTGGCGCCGCCAATGCAACCGAGCCGTCCAATACTGGCCGCTCGGGGGTGAACGATAGGATCGCCAACCATCAGCAAACGCAGCAACAGCCGCCtccgccacaacaacaacaacagtcagcaacggcggcggcgacggccgGTGCTCCAAattccaaaaatcaaacactcaAACAGCGAATCAACAGTCTCGTGATCAAAACGCTTGCCGAAAATTTGGAGAAAGACAAACACTCGATGGGTGCGATACAAACGACGACGCAGCAGCATAACGCAGCAGGCGCAGCCGGTGGTGTTGGCGGTAGTACCGGCGGCTCCGCTGGAATGGGTGGCGGTAGCACGGGACAGTCGGGTGCAATGTCACCGACCCCGCCACCGATCGGGGGCAATCCGGTACACTCGAACAACTACTTCATCGGCGACACGTGGAAGATCAAGGTGCTGCAGAATACGCGCGTCATCTCGACCGTCAAGGAGTCGCTGTTTGTCACGAATGCCATCATGAAGTCGTCGCTGGAGGAGCAGGCGATCGTATCGTTCGACTGCGAGGGTATCAATCTGGGCGTACGGGGCCAGATCACGATGGTGCAGCTCGGCACGACGCGGGGCGAGGCGTTCATCTTCGACATTGCCACCTGCCCGGATATGGTGGTGGAGGGTGGCTTGAAGGAAATACTGGAATCGGAAAAGGTGATCAAGGTGATACACGACTGCCGGAACGATTCGGTCAATCTGTTCAACCAGTTCCAGATTCTGCTGCGCAACGTCTTTGATACTCAG TCCGCGCATGCCGTGCTGCAGTTCCAGGACCAGGGCAAGCAGGTGTACAAGGTGAAGAATGTATCCCTCAATACATTATGCGAGATGTATAATGCCACCGTGAATCCGATGAAAGATCAGCTGAAGAATGTTTATCGGCGTGACCAGAAGTACTGGGCGCGGAGACCATTGACAAGGGACATGCTGCTGTACGCCGCCGGAGACGTGCTGATTCTGATCAACGAGCAGCTGTACCTCAACATGGCGAC ATCAATCCGGCCAGAGTACCGCGAGCTGCTGTCGGAGCTGTGCACTGAGCAGATTTTAATGTTAATCCGCCCAGTGGACGTAAAAATGCGCAAGAAGCAGCGCAAGGTGCGGTCGGAGATACAGGACTTGAAGGTGAAGCTAAAGTCGGCCAGCAAAAACATCGTCCTTAGCAACAGAGAAATCCGGCTGTTGAG GTACATGGATTTGacggaggaggaaaaggaaaagctaCGGGTGTCGTACAAGGTGGCGAAGAAGCTGGACAAGCTGGAGAACTACGACCGCGACCGGTGCGACCAGAGCGACTCGGACGACGAGTGTGACGTGACGGAGCAGGACTACCAAAGCATGGACAGCGTACCGTCGGACAATTCGCTGCCCGGCACGGGGACAGGTACCGCCGGCAGCGGCACATTCTCGCCCAAAAGCTCGGAACCGCCCAGCCTGACCGAGTCGATGCAGCTGATGGACGAAATCCTTTCCAACACGACGATGGATCGGATGGCCAAGATCGATAAGCTGGAAGCGATTCTTTCCGCCGCCACCTTGCTGCCAAACGATCAG TCCTTTGCTGACACAATGTCCAGCTTCAATGCCAATACGATCGTAGTAACCAACGATAATATTCTACAGCCTGCAAAGGAAAAAGACGCCATGAAAAG CCGTGCGAGCAAACCAAGCTCCAAGATAGCGGCACGCTTGCAACACTCAAtcacaccgccaccgccactaGCGGCACCGCACCAGCAACCGGTACCGCCGGTGCTGCCATCGAAGGAAATGAAGGAAGCCGCCTGCCAGACGCTCAGCACGGGCGATATTGTGATTACGAAGATATTTTTCAAGGAGGAGCAAAACAAGAAGGCTCAACCAGACAAGCCGAATGCGGCCTCGCCCGTACCCGGCGAATTGCTCAAAAAGAACGGCACCACTACGGCCGGCGGCGAGATACTGGTGAACGCTTCCAGCCAGCAGCAGACCGACGGCGCAAAtggtgtgcacacacacacacttatgaTTTGA